A DNA window from Mastomys coucha isolate ucsf_1 unplaced genomic scaffold, UCSF_Mcou_1 pScaffold21, whole genome shotgun sequence contains the following coding sequences:
- the LOC116100818 gene encoding olfactory receptor 481: METENDTMVTEFVILGLTDSATLRAILFVFFLPVYVVTVVGNISIILLIRSSPQLHTPMYLFLSHLAFVDIGYSTSVTPIMLISFLREETTIPLAGCAAQLGSDVAFGTTECFLLATMAYDRYVAICSPLLYSTQMSPAVCCFLLGASYLGGCMNASSFTGCFVNLNFCGPNKINHFFCDLFPLVKLSCGHAFIAEISPSISSASVLVSTLSTIIVSYIYILHSILRMRSAEGRNKAFSTCTSHLTAVTLFYGTVLFVYVMPKSSYSADQVKVASVVYTVVIPMLNPLIYSLRNKEVKEAMKKLMARTHWFP; the protein is encoded by the coding sequence ATGGAGACTGAAAATGACACCATGGTGACAGAATTTGTTATCTTGGGACTAACAGATAGTGCCACACTACGTGCTATCTTATTTGTGTTCTTTCTACCAGTTTATGTAGTGACTGTAGTGGGAAATATCAGTATAATCCTCCTAATTCGGAGCAGCCCACAGCTTCACACCCCCATGTATTTGTTCCTCAGCCATCTAGCCTTTGTGGACATTGGCTACTCCACATCGGTTACACCTATCATGCTCATCAGTTTCTTAAGAGAAGAAACTACTATTCCTCTCGCTGGCTGTGCAGCCCAGCTTGGCTCTGATGTAGCTTTTGGAACTACAGAGTGCTTCCTGCTGGCCACCATGGCTTATGACCGATATGTGGCTATCTGCTCACCCCTGCTCTACTCCACTCAAATGTCCCCAGCAGTCTGTTGCTTCCTGCTGGGGGCATCCTATTTGGGTGGATGCATGAATGCTTCATCATTTACAGGCTGTTTTGTGAACCTAAACTTCTGTGGCCCAAATAAAATCAACCATTTTTTCTGTGACCTCTTCCCACTTGTGAAGCTCTCTTGTGGCCATGCTTTTATTGCTGAAATATCTCCATCCATCTCTTCTGCATCCGTCCTTGTGAGCACGCTTTCTACCATCATAGTGTCTTACATTTACATCCTGCACTCAATCCTAAGGATGCGTTCTGCTGAGGGAAGGAACAAGGCTTTTTCCACCTGCACATCCCACCTCACTGCAGTCACTTTGTTTTATGGGACAgttctgtttgtgtatgtgatgcCCAAGTCTAGCTATTCAGCTGACCAAGTCAAAGTGGCCTCTGTGGTCTATACAGTGGTGATCCCCATGTTGAATCCTCTCATCTATAGTCTAAGGAACAAGGAGGTGAAGGAGGCTATGAAAAAATTAATGGCCAGAACACATTGGTTCCCTTGA